One Bacteroidia bacterium genomic region harbors:
- a CDS encoding S9 family peptidase, translated as MKKLLWIVFGVFSGSLFAQNGKVITPELLWKIPRISEEQVSPDSKKIVFGVTNYDVPQNKGNKNLFIYDLESKRLSQITDWPGSEFSPRWRPDGKRIGFLSNKSGSIQLWEINIDGSMPIQASNWKQAISGFSYAPTQDKVLFIADVTLDKTVAEQYPDLPLTEARLIDDLMYRHWDNWHDYAYSHIFLANYQAGRADTLALDIMENQHFDSPLSPQGGMEQIAWRPDGKAVAYCSKKLSGVLEATSTNADVYLYDLTTKQTINLSEGRNGYDLNPVFAPNGKSIIWESQPTDGCESEKNTLIWYNFSEKVGKPITENFPESASDVVFNPNNDKIYFLSGLKATIQMYELTLTTGNIRKITNGRQNYNSLHYSQFGLIAQKTTMSQPTELMLIDTDKGQETRLTFITEDVWGSVPKGEVRERWVTTTDGKQMLVWVIYPPKFDSTKKYPAILYCQGGPQSTVNQFFSYRWNFQLLASQGYIIVAPNRRGLPSFGKEWNDAISGDWGGQPMQDYLSAIDNICTEKYIDKSRLGAVGASYGGYSVYYLAGIHNKRFKVFISHCGLFNMESWYGSTEELFFANWDLKGSYWTAKASKSYTDFSPHKFVQNWDTPILVIHGEKDFRVPINQGIEAFQAAKLRGIPTQFLYFPDEGHWVMKPQNSILWSRVFIDWLNKWLK; from the coding sequence ATGAAAAAGTTATTGTGGATAGTTTTTGGGGTGTTTAGCGGCAGCTTATTTGCCCAAAATGGAAAAGTAATAACACCAGAACTACTTTGGAAAATTCCCCGCATCTCAGAAGAACAGGTTTCGCCGGATAGCAAAAAGATAGTTTTTGGAGTTACAAACTATGACGTACCCCAAAATAAAGGAAACAAAAATCTGTTTATCTATGATTTAGAAAGTAAGCGACTTAGCCAAATAACGGACTGGCCGGGATCAGAGTTTAGCCCACGCTGGAGGCCGGACGGAAAACGTATCGGATTCCTTTCTAATAAAAGCGGCTCAATACAACTTTGGGAAATTAATATAGACGGCAGTATGCCCATTCAAGCATCTAATTGGAAACAAGCTATTTCCGGATTTTCCTATGCACCCACACAAGATAAAGTGCTTTTCATCGCAGATGTAACGTTAGATAAAACAGTAGCAGAACAATACCCTGACTTACCACTGACAGAGGCGCGGCTCATAGACGACCTTATGTACCGCCACTGGGATAACTGGCATGATTATGCTTATAGCCACATCTTTCTTGCTAATTATCAGGCAGGTAGAGCAGATACCCTTGCCTTAGATATTATGGAAAACCAGCACTTTGACTCCCCGCTTTCACCACAAGGAGGTATGGAACAAATCGCTTGGCGGCCAGACGGAAAAGCAGTCGCTTATTGTAGCAAAAAACTATCCGGTGTACTCGAAGCAACATCCACAAATGCAGATGTTTATCTATATGATTTAACGACCAAACAAACCATTAACCTAAGTGAAGGCAGAAATGGCTATGACTTAAACCCTGTTTTCGCCCCAAACGGAAAATCTATCATCTGGGAAAGCCAGCCTACTGACGGCTGTGAATCAGAAAAAAATACCTTAATTTGGTATAATTTCTCTGAAAAAGTAGGGAAACCCATCACCGAAAACTTTCCGGAAAGTGCCTCAGATGTAGTCTTTAACCCAAATAATGATAAAATCTACTTTTTATCAGGCTTGAAAGCTACTATTCAAATGTATGAATTGACTTTGACAACAGGAAATATCCGAAAAATCACCAATGGCCGCCAAAATTACAATTCTCTCCATTATTCACAATTCGGGCTAATTGCCCAAAAGACAACCATGTCCCAACCCACAGAATTAATGCTGATAGATACCGATAAGGGGCAAGAAACACGTTTAACATTCATTACCGAAGATGTGTGGGGCAGCGTTCCGAAAGGGGAAGTCAGAGAACGGTGGGTAACAACCACAGACGGAAAGCAAATGTTAGTTTGGGTTATTTACCCCCCAAAATTTGATTCCACCAAAAAATATCCGGCAATATTATACTGCCAAGGAGGACCGCAAAGTACTGTAAATCAGTTTTTTTCATACCGTTGGAATTTTCAACTGCTTGCTTCGCAAGGATACATTATAGTTGCCCCCAACCGGCGAGGCTTACCCTCTTTTGGCAAAGAATGGAATGATGCTATCAGTGGCGACTGGGGAGGCCAGCCAATGCAAGATTATCTATCCGCCATTGATAATATTTGTACAGAAAAATATATTGATAAAAGCCGCTTAGGAGCCGTAGGCGCAAGTTACGGCGGATACTCCGTTTACTACCTTGCCGGAATCCATAATAAGCGCTTCAAAGTATTTATATCTCATTGTGGCCTCTTCAATATGGAAAGTTGGTATGGCTCAACGGAAGAACTTTTCTTTGCTAATTGGGACTTAAAAGGGAGCTACTGGACAGCCAAAGCCAGTAAATCTTACACCGATTTTTCCCCACATAAATTTGTTCAGAACTGGGATACTCCCATTCTGGTCATACACGGAGAAAAAGATTTTAGAGTACCTATAAATCAAGGAATTGAAGCATTTCAGGCCGCAAAACTGCGCGGTATTCCTACACAGTTTTTATACTTTCCAGATGAAGGCCACTGGGTAATGAAACCTCAAAACAGCATCCTCTGGAGCAGAGTATTTATAGATTGGCTGAATAAATGGTTAAAATAA
- a CDS encoding sodium:solute symporter, producing MSGIDWIVLFVSLLTVISYGLYKSKTEKSLDGYFKSSNSMGWLLILLSIMGTQASAVTFLSAPGQAYTDGLRFVQYYFGLPLAMVVLCITFIPIYHKLQVYTAYEFLEQRFDLKTRSLASVLFLVSRALSTGISIYAPSIVLSSIFGWNIYVTNLIMGGFLIIYTVTGGAKAVAYTQMQQLVVVFIGLFIAGFLVINMLPAGISFTDALHIAGKMGKLNVIEPKIDITSESWWKDKYNIWSGLIGGFFLALSYFGTDQSQVGRYLTAKNLKESRIGLLMNGIVKVPMQLFILLVGALVFVFYTFYQAPVFYNQKEIDKILHSNYSSEFQQLQAQHDSLNLIRAEDAKYMSLALQQNNESEVRLRQNKLLQNETQSKEIRKNVLKLMKSNDRTADTNDTNYIFLYFVIQNIPKGLVGLLIAMIFLAAWGSVAAALNSLASTSVVDLYKRLWVKEQTEQYYYIVSKWFTLGWGIFCIAVAMFASSLGSLIEAVNVLGSLFYGTILGIFLVAFYFKKVGGNAVFWSAIITELIIIGIYISDIISFLWLNAIGCLLVLLIATIFQKINNQQEIVVQKV from the coding sequence ATGAGTGGTATAGATTGGATTGTACTGTTTGTGTCCTTACTTACAGTTATTAGCTACGGATTATACAAAAGTAAGACAGAAAAATCCTTAGATGGTTATTTTAAAAGCAGTAATTCTATGGGTTGGCTGTTGATTTTACTGTCTATTATGGGAACGCAAGCCAGTGCTGTAACTTTTCTTTCTGCGCCCGGGCAAGCATATACAGACGGACTACGGTTTGTGCAATACTATTTTGGGCTTCCCTTAGCAATGGTTGTTTTGTGTATTACTTTTATTCCGATATATCATAAACTACAGGTTTATACGGCCTATGAGTTTTTAGAACAGCGTTTTGATTTAAAAACACGCTCCTTAGCTTCGGTATTGTTTTTGGTTTCTCGGGCACTCTCTACCGGAATCAGCATCTATGCACCCTCCATAGTGTTATCTTCTATTTTTGGCTGGAATATTTATGTTACCAACTTAATCATGGGTGGTTTTTTAATTATTTATACCGTTACTGGCGGAGCTAAGGCCGTAGCTTACACTCAAATGCAGCAATTGGTAGTCGTTTTTATCGGTTTATTTATTGCGGGCTTTTTGGTCATAAATATGCTACCTGCCGGAATTAGCTTTACAGACGCACTGCATATCGCCGGCAAAATGGGAAAGCTAAATGTGATCGAACCCAAAATTGACATCACAAGTGAATCTTGGTGGAAAGATAAATACAACATTTGGAGCGGCTTGATAGGCGGCTTTTTCTTAGCACTCTCTTATTTCGGAACAGACCAATCCCAGGTTGGAAGATATTTAACAGCCAAAAACTTAAAAGAAAGCCGTATCGGATTGCTAATGAACGGTATCGTAAAAGTGCCTATGCAGCTTTTTATCCTATTGGTAGGTGCTTTAGTGTTTGTGTTTTACACCTTTTATCAAGCACCTGTTTTTTACAATCAAAAAGAAATAGATAAAATTTTACACTCCAATTACAGCAGTGAGTTTCAACAATTACAAGCCCAGCATGATTCACTCAATTTAATTCGGGCAGAAGACGCTAAATATATGAGCTTAGCTTTACAGCAAAATAACGAATCAGAGGTTCGTTTAAGACAAAATAAATTACTTCAAAACGAAACCCAATCAAAAGAAATACGAAAAAATGTTTTGAAGCTAATGAAAAGCAATGATCGAACAGCAGATACCAACGATACAAATTATATCTTTCTGTATTTTGTTATTCAAAATATCCCCAAAGGATTGGTTGGGCTGCTGATAGCGATGATATTTTTGGCCGCTTGGGGAAGCGTAGCAGCAGCATTAAACTCCTTAGCATCAACCAGTGTAGTTGATTTATACAAACGACTTTGGGTCAAAGAACAAACCGAGCAATATTATTACATTGTTTCAAAATGGTTTACCTTAGGCTGGGGTATTTTTTGCATTGCAGTTGCGATGTTTGCCAGCAGTTTAGGCAGTTTGATTGAAGCCGTAAACGTTCTGGGGTCTTTATTTTATGGCACTATTTTAGGGATTTTTTTAGTGGCTTTTTACTTCAAAAAAGTAGGCGGAAATGCCGTATTTTGGTCTGCTATCATTACAGAGCTAATCATCATCGGGATTTATATTTCAGATATAATTTCTTTTCTTTGGCTAAATGCCATAGGCTGTTTATTAGTCTTATTGATAGCCACTATTTTTCAAAAGATAAATAACCAACAGGAAATTGTGGTTCAGAAAGTATGA
- a CDS encoding PIG-L family deacetylase, which translates to MFLKKFFLLIFTLSFLQIFAQNAIEWNSAKILNEIKKLNTVGSVLYIAAHPDDENTRLISYLVNERHLRTGYLSLTRGDGGQNLIGNEQGEALGLIRTQELLAARKVDGAEQFFTRANDFGFSKNPEETLNLWDKEKVLSDIVLTIRRFRPDVIICRFPTTGEGGHGHHTASAILAMEAFEAAADPQKFPEQLTETQPWQTKRIFWNTFNFGGNNTTSPEQLKIDVGGFNPLLGLNYGEIAAKSRTMHKSQGFGTAMQRGENIEYFKFLKGDKEPKTDILEDINTTWLRLPNTNELQKWIADLEQKYDANQPEKSVNQLIKIYTALQKLGEKDADAAYWKQQKLAVCKNLITACAGIWAEAIAADYSTITGENITITAQIIVRNPCKVKLNKIELSNGHAITIDDSKKELKNNQLSEFKENITLNAEADYSDPYWLKNPHNNTMYAVTNQQLIGLPMNPIAEKATFYLMIENETLPIERPFSYKYTDPVKGEIYRPFEILPPATLNLSNHVLVFSNNQAKEISLTIKANAPNLSGKLQITAPNGWNININNPDFQLKNKGDEQVIKATITPTGKHTDGNLSASLIIGGKTYSKSITRIEYDHIPYQFFLDDASAKLIFVDLKRNAHKIGYIPGAGDNVATCLTQIGYDVTILTDELLAKEDLSVYSSIVAGVRAYNVNKRMPIYYNKLMNYVKKGGNLIVQYNTNNRLAPLKENIGPYAFKISANRVTDENATVTFTNPKHTALNHPNKISEKDFEGWVQERGIYFATDIDKNYETILSMNDPKEDKQEGSLIIGKYGKGNFAYTGLVFFRELPAGVPGAYRLFVNLLELPKNN; encoded by the coding sequence ATGTTCTTAAAGAAGTTTTTTCTATTAATTTTTACCCTTAGTTTTCTTCAAATTTTTGCTCAAAACGCTATTGAATGGAATAGTGCAAAGATTTTAAATGAAATCAAAAAGCTAAATACAGTTGGTTCTGTTTTATACATAGCTGCGCATCCTGATGATGAAAATACCCGGCTCATTTCTTACTTAGTTAATGAACGGCATCTTAGAACCGGTTATTTATCACTCACACGAGGGGATGGAGGGCAAAATCTTATCGGAAATGAGCAAGGAGAGGCGTTAGGCTTAATCAGAACCCAAGAACTATTGGCTGCCCGTAAAGTAGATGGAGCAGAGCAATTTTTTACCAGAGCTAATGACTTTGGCTTCTCCAAAAACCCTGAAGAAACGCTAAATTTATGGGACAAAGAAAAAGTACTATCTGATATTGTACTAACAATCAGGCGTTTTAGGCCGGATGTTATTATTTGCCGCTTTCCTACAACCGGCGAGGGCGGGCACGGGCACCATACCGCTTCAGCTATCTTGGCTATGGAAGCCTTTGAAGCGGCTGCTGACCCCCAAAAATTTCCAGAACAACTAACAGAAACTCAACCTTGGCAAACTAAACGGATTTTTTGGAACACTTTTAACTTTGGCGGGAATAACACCACATCACCAGAACAATTAAAAATTGACGTTGGCGGCTTTAACCCGCTTTTAGGGCTAAACTATGGCGAAATCGCCGCCAAAAGCCGCACAATGCACAAAAGCCAAGGATTTGGAACCGCTATGCAACGCGGCGAAAATATAGAATACTTCAAATTTTTAAAAGGAGATAAAGAACCTAAAACAGATATTCTGGAAGATATTAACACCACTTGGCTACGGTTACCCAACACAAATGAACTGCAAAAATGGATAGCTGATTTAGAACAAAAATATGATGCTAATCAGCCGGAAAAAAGTGTCAATCAACTCATTAAAATCTATACTGCTCTTCAAAAATTAGGTGAAAAAGATGCTGATGCAGCTTATTGGAAACAACAAAAATTAGCAGTTTGTAAGAATCTGATAACAGCTTGCGCCGGAATCTGGGCTGAAGCCATAGCAGCCGATTATAGCACCATAACAGGAGAAAATATCACTATAACAGCGCAAATAATCGTTCGCAATCCTTGTAAAGTTAAACTAAACAAAATTGAACTTTCAAACGGACACGCTATCACTATTGATGATTCTAAAAAAGAACTGAAAAACAATCAGTTATCAGAGTTTAAGGAAAACATTACTCTTAATGCCGAAGCCGATTATTCTGACCCGTATTGGTTAAAAAATCCGCATAATAACACTATGTATGCAGTAACCAACCAACAATTAATCGGTTTACCCATGAACCCAATTGCCGAAAAGGCTACCTTTTATCTTATGATTGAAAATGAAACCCTCCCTATTGAACGACCTTTTAGTTACAAATATACTGATCCCGTAAAAGGGGAAATTTACCGTCCCTTTGAAATATTGCCACCGGCTACCCTCAATTTATCCAACCACGTACTTGTATTTAGCAATAACCAAGCAAAAGAAATTTCCCTTACCATCAAGGCAAACGCTCCTAACCTAAGCGGAAAATTACAAATAACAGCTCCTAATGGATGGAATATAAATATTAATAATCCTGATTTTCAGCTAAAAAACAAAGGAGATGAGCAAGTTATTAAAGCTACCATAACGCCTACCGGCAAACATACAGACGGCAATTTATCCGCTTCACTTATAATTGGTGGCAAAACGTACTCCAAAAGTATCACACGTATTGAGTATGACCATATTCCGTATCAATTCTTTTTGGATGATGCTTCAGCCAAACTCATTTTTGTGGACTTAAAACGAAACGCACACAAGATAGGTTACATCCCAGGTGCCGGTGATAATGTAGCAACTTGCTTAACCCAAATCGGTTATGACGTTACAATCTTAACTGATGAATTATTAGCTAAGGAAGATTTAAGCGTTTATTCAAGCATTGTTGCAGGTGTAAGAGCTTACAACGTTAATAAGCGAATGCCTATTTACTATAATAAATTGATGAATTACGTAAAAAAAGGCGGAAATTTAATTGTTCAGTACAATACCAACAATCGTTTAGCTCCCTTAAAAGAAAACATCGGCCCTTATGCCTTTAAAATTTCCGCTAATCGCGTAACTGATGAAAATGCTACCGTAACATTTACCAACCCCAAACATACTGCTTTAAACCACCCAAACAAAATTAGTGAAAAAGACTTTGAGGGCTGGGTTCAAGAACGTGGAATTTACTTTGCAACTGATATAGATAAAAACTACGAAACTATCCTTAGCATGAATGACCCCAAAGAGGATAAACAAGAAGGTAGTTTGATTATCGGTAAATACGGAAAAGGTAATTTCGCCTATACCGGCTTGGTCTTTTTTCGGGAATTACCAGCCGGAGTCCCCGGAGCATATCGCCTGTTTGTAAATCTATTAGAATTACCTAAAAATAATTAA
- a CDS encoding GNAT family N-acetyltransferase — protein sequence MLQLTIEQAQIEDITTIAAFNRAMAWETEQYELSPEILTQGVSAIFQDKEKGFYIVAKDKSQNIIACLLITYEWSDWRASTIWWIQSVYVKPEYRRQGVFREMYHHTTQLAKKQHVSLIRLYVVPHNNKAIATYQKLGMQIQTYWVCEAILTPQTESG from the coding sequence ATGCTACAGCTAACAATCGAGCAAGCCCAAATTGAAGATATAACAACCATAGCCGCCTTCAATCGTGCAATGGCTTGGGAAACAGAACAGTACGAACTTTCCCCAGAAATCTTAACGCAAGGTGTATCTGCAATCTTTCAAGATAAGGAAAAAGGCTTTTACATAGTCGCTAAAGACAAAAGCCAAAATATTATAGCTTGTTTGCTCATTACATACGAATGGAGCGACTGGCGAGCAAGTACAATCTGGTGGATACAAAGTGTTTATGTAAAACCAGAATATCGAAGACAAGGCGTTTTTCGGGAAATGTATCATCACACAACACAATTAGCTAAAAAACAACACGTTTCACTAATTCGGCTATATGTAGTCCCGCACAATAACAAAGCAATAGCCACCTACCAAAAATTGGGTATGCAAATCCAAACCTATTGGGTCTGCGAAGCAATATTAACACCCCAAACTGAATCAGGTTGA